In Streptosporangium album, the following are encoded in one genomic region:
- a CDS encoding adenosine deaminase, with the protein MTDFIEGLPKCELHLHIEGTLEPELKFELARRNGLELPYASVEEIRAAYSFDDLPSFLKIYYEGMDVLRTEPDFYDLAMAYLRKAASQNVRYAEIFFDPQAHTSRGVPFAIVIRGLRRALIDAENQLGIKAQLIMCFLRDFQAEYAMATLLESLPYREWIVGVGLDSDEKGNPPAKFAAVYERARQEGYLLTMHCDVDQENSTEHIRQAIEDIGVNRIDHGVNALEDPALVEAIRAKGLGLTVCPISNGYVTDSMKADAIRRMLDLGLRVTVNSDDPAYFAGYVQENLVALAEALTLSREELVQLERNAFEITWLPRRLKDAYLAELDAYAAATS; encoded by the coding sequence ATGACGGATTTCATCGAGGGCCTGCCCAAGTGCGAGCTGCACCTGCACATCGAGGGGACCCTGGAACCGGAGCTGAAGTTCGAACTCGCCCGGCGCAACGGGCTGGAGCTGCCCTACGCCTCCGTCGAGGAGATCCGGGCCGCCTACTCCTTCGACGACCTGCCCTCGTTCCTGAAGATCTACTACGAGGGCATGGACGTGCTCCGCACCGAGCCCGACTTCTACGACCTTGCCATGGCCTACCTGCGCAAGGCCGCCTCGCAGAACGTCCGCTACGCGGAGATCTTCTTCGACCCGCAGGCCCACACCTCACGCGGGGTGCCGTTCGCCATCGTGATCCGCGGCCTGCGCCGGGCACTGATCGACGCCGAGAACCAGCTTGGGATCAAAGCGCAGCTCATCATGTGCTTCCTCCGCGACTTCCAGGCGGAGTACGCCATGGCGACACTCCTTGAGTCCCTGCCCTACCGCGAGTGGATCGTGGGCGTCGGCCTCGACTCCGATGAGAAGGGCAACCCGCCGGCCAAGTTCGCCGCCGTCTACGAGCGGGCCCGGCAGGAGGGCTACCTTCTGACGATGCACTGCGACGTCGACCAGGAGAACTCCACCGAGCACATCCGCCAGGCCATCGAGGACATCGGCGTCAACCGCATCGACCATGGGGTCAACGCCCTGGAGGACCCCGCGCTCGTCGAGGCGATCCGCGCGAAGGGACTGGGCCTGACCGTGTGCCCGATCTCCAACGGCTACGTGACCGACTCGATGAAGGCCGACGCCATCCGCCGGATGCTCGACCTCGGCCTGCGGGTCACGGTCAACTCCGACGACCCGGCCTATTTCGCGGGCTACGTCCAGGAGAACCTCGTCGCCCTCGCCGAGGCCCTCACGCTCTCCCGGGAGGAGCTCGTCCAGCTGGAGCGGAACGCCTTCGAGATCACCTGGCTCCCCCGCCGCCTCAAGGACGCCTACCTCGCCGAGCTGGACGCCTACGCCGCCGCGACGTCCTGA
- a CDS encoding GNAT family N-acetyltransferase produces MTSTRSSTSTEVRWAVAGELPGLAAVEVAADGVFAQVGITFPEGTTMIEETDDPSRVLVAGAPPVGFAMIGWVDGLVHLDQLAVHPSHGRQGIGGRLLEAVCDHAASTGSAAVTLTTFRDVPWNGPWYAQRGFATLDPAEWGPELTGLVAHERELGIELAPRVVMRRLLSGEATAPRI; encoded by the coding sequence ATGACAAGCACTCGATCTTCGACTTCGACTGAGGTCCGCTGGGCCGTGGCCGGGGAGCTGCCCGGCCTCGCGGCGGTGGAGGTCGCCGCCGACGGGGTGTTCGCCCAGGTGGGCATCACCTTCCCGGAGGGGACCACCATGATCGAGGAGACCGACGACCCGTCACGGGTGCTGGTCGCCGGTGCCCCGCCGGTCGGTTTCGCGATGATCGGCTGGGTCGACGGACTGGTCCACCTCGACCAGCTCGCCGTCCACCCCTCCCACGGGCGGCAGGGCATCGGCGGGCGCCTGCTGGAGGCGGTCTGCGACCATGCCGCCTCGACCGGGTCGGCGGCGGTGACGCTGACGACGTTCCGGGACGTGCCGTGGAACGGGCCGTGGTATGCCCAGCGGGGCTTCGCCACGCTCGATCCGGCCGAGTGGGGGCCGGAGCTGACCGGGCTGGTGGCTCATGAGCGGGAGCTGGGCATCGAACTCGCGCCCCGCGTCGTGATGCGCCGGCTGCTCTCCGGAGAGGCCACAGCGCCCCGCATATGA
- the tenA gene encoding thiaminase II: MSRFRDEVWQVVEGVYGEILAHPFLTGLTDGTLPREVFRHFVVQETHFLPDYARALAACGARAADPAVVQRFAGDAARTVEVEHSLHVELLAAFGMDEDDARGEGATPTTVGYGSYLLRACHLGTFPEALGAIVPCYWIYAKVGEELLKQSSPDPLYAWWIETYGNEHYQETVAGVLDLLDEVAASLPEADRGRLREHALTTARYEWLFWDAAWRRESWPV; the protein is encoded by the coding sequence GTGAGCCGGTTCCGTGATGAGGTGTGGCAGGTCGTCGAGGGGGTCTACGGCGAGATCCTGGCCCACCCCTTTCTCACCGGACTGACCGACGGGACGCTGCCGCGCGAGGTCTTCCGGCACTTCGTGGTCCAGGAGACGCACTTCCTGCCCGACTACGCGCGGGCGCTGGCGGCCTGCGGGGCGCGGGCGGCGGACCCGGCCGTGGTGCAGCGGTTCGCCGGGGACGCCGCGCGCACGGTCGAGGTGGAGCACAGCCTCCACGTCGAGCTGCTGGCCGCGTTCGGCATGGACGAGGACGACGCGCGCGGTGAGGGCGCCACCCCCACCACCGTCGGTTACGGCTCCTACCTGCTGCGCGCATGTCACCTGGGCACCTTCCCCGAGGCGCTGGGCGCGATCGTGCCCTGTTACTGGATCTACGCGAAGGTCGGCGAGGAGCTGCTGAAGCAGTCGTCGCCCGACCCGCTGTACGCGTGGTGGATCGAGACCTACGGCAACGAGCACTACCAGGAGACCGTCGCCGGGGTGCTGGACCTGCTCGACGAGGTCGCCGCGTCGCTGCCCGAGGCGGACCGCGGGAGATTGCGCGAGCACGCGCTGACCACCGCCCGCTACGAGTGGCTGTTCTGGGACGCGGCCTGGCGGCGGGAGTCCTGGCCGGTATGA
- a CDS encoding 1,4-dihydroxy-2-naphthoate polyprenyltransferase, with product MATPSQWIAGARPRTLPAAVVPVAVGMGVAIGYGGAVWWRALLALFVALALQVGVNYANDYSDGVRGTDDERVGPMRLVGSAAAAPREVLGAALGCFLAAAVAGLALVVATGAWWLLLVGALSIAAAWFYTGGSRPYGYRALGEISVFVFFGLVAVAGTTFVQLEWLPWTALAASVPVGLLACAMLVVNNLRDIVTDGPAGKRTMAVVLGDHRTRTLYTLCLTLPLLIALAMAPWQPFAALAVLATPLAIGPVQAVRQGATGPALIATLQQTGRFQLVYGVLFTIGLALQAL from the coding sequence ATGGCCACCCCGAGCCAGTGGATCGCCGGAGCCCGTCCGCGCACCCTTCCCGCCGCCGTCGTCCCCGTCGCCGTCGGCATGGGTGTCGCGATCGGATACGGCGGGGCAGTCTGGTGGCGGGCCCTGCTCGCCCTGTTCGTGGCGCTCGCCCTGCAGGTGGGCGTCAACTACGCCAACGACTACAGCGACGGCGTCCGCGGCACCGACGACGAGCGGGTCGGCCCGATGCGCCTGGTCGGCTCGGCGGCGGCTGCACCCCGCGAGGTCCTCGGCGCGGCCCTGGGCTGCTTCCTGGCCGCCGCGGTGGCGGGGCTGGCACTGGTCGTGGCCACCGGTGCGTGGTGGCTGCTGCTGGTCGGCGCGCTGTCGATCGCGGCGGCCTGGTTCTACACCGGCGGCTCACGGCCCTACGGCTACCGCGCGCTCGGTGAGATCTCGGTGTTCGTGTTCTTCGGCCTGGTCGCGGTGGCCGGCACCACGTTCGTGCAGCTCGAATGGCTTCCCTGGACCGCGCTGGCGGCCTCGGTCCCGGTGGGCCTGCTGGCCTGCGCGATGCTGGTGGTCAACAACCTGCGTGACATCGTCACCGACGGCCCGGCCGGCAAGCGCACCATGGCCGTGGTGCTCGGCGATCACCGCACCCGCACCCTTTACACCCTCTGCCTGACGCTTCCCCTGCTCATCGCGCTGGCCATGGCACCGTGGCAGCCGTTCGCGGCGCTCGCCGTGCTCGCCACGCCGCTCGCGATCGGCCCGGTGCAGGCCGTCAGGCAGGGCGCGACCGGGCCCGCCCTGATCGCCACGCTCCAGCAGACCGGCCGCTTCCAGCTCGTCTACGGTGTGCTGTTCACCATCGGCCTGGCCCTTCAGGCGCTCTGA
- a CDS encoding PucR family transcriptional regulator yields MRLRDLCQVDHLGLKVLSGHDLLDRRIRGIATTDLIEPGRFLKADELVLTELTWHDGPESARRFVAALTEARVAALCSGTALKVPPADLIDACADAGLPMLALGVEVSFSALTEYVLRALIDEFGSVPSRPYGSRRRLASTLVDGGSLSKVVTTVAGELDVPCWVMSATGRVVVGSQPLPAGAGARLAHAFLSARFLPGTATQADGTVLSVFPVSKGAPHRIANWFLAYAGEQVRAGGEHEDLIVELAALVALERSRLEAAQRIERRVLDQLLELLASGDANLPGVVSRLHTLHIETEDGLLAVVLAVEGADRADEVGVAVLDELLRPLAPGVATAVGGEVVALVPLAGNTAAELTAHMLSGAATLEAGLGDARITVGVSSVTRGPAALSSVIEEARHARILAELGEGRVSAITGDDVSSHRSLIAAIPGELRHSFRTRLLGRLEEYDAAHQTDLIETLETFLEESGSWAATADRLHVHVNTLRYRLKRIEELTGRSLNALDERVDFLLAIRMR; encoded by the coding sequence ATGCGCCTGAGGGACCTGTGCCAGGTCGACCACCTGGGGCTGAAGGTGCTCAGCGGTCATGATCTGCTCGATCGCCGGATCCGTGGCATCGCCACCACCGACCTGATCGAGCCGGGCCGCTTCCTCAAGGCCGACGAGCTCGTCCTCACCGAGCTGACCTGGCATGACGGCCCGGAGTCCGCCCGGCGTTTCGTGGCCGCGCTCACCGAGGCCAGGGTCGCCGCGCTCTGTTCCGGGACCGCGCTCAAGGTCCCGCCGGCCGACCTCATCGACGCCTGCGCCGACGCCGGCCTGCCGATGCTCGCCCTCGGCGTGGAGGTCTCCTTCAGCGCCCTCACCGAGTATGTGCTGCGTGCCCTGATCGACGAGTTCGGCTCCGTCCCGAGCAGGCCGTACGGCTCCCGCAGGAGGCTGGCCAGCACCCTCGTGGACGGCGGGAGCCTGAGCAAGGTCGTCACCACGGTGGCCGGAGAGCTGGATGTCCCCTGCTGGGTCATGTCGGCGACCGGCCGGGTCGTCGTGGGTTCGCAACCGCTGCCCGCGGGGGCCGGTGCGCGGCTGGCGCACGCGTTCCTGTCCGCTCGCTTCCTCCCAGGTACGGCCACGCAGGCCGACGGCACCGTGCTGTCGGTCTTCCCGGTCAGCAAGGGGGCGCCGCACCGGATCGCCAACTGGTTTCTGGCCTACGCGGGGGAGCAGGTGCGGGCCGGGGGTGAGCACGAGGATCTGATCGTGGAGCTGGCCGCGCTGGTCGCGCTGGAGCGCTCCAGGCTGGAGGCGGCGCAGCGGATCGAGCGGCGGGTGCTGGACCAGCTCCTGGAGCTGCTCGCCTCCGGGGACGCGAACCTGCCGGGTGTGGTCTCCCGGCTGCACACTCTGCACATCGAGACGGAGGACGGCCTGCTGGCGGTGGTGCTCGCGGTCGAGGGGGCCGACCGGGCGGACGAGGTGGGTGTCGCCGTGCTCGACGAGCTGTTACGCCCGCTGGCGCCGGGCGTGGCGACGGCGGTGGGCGGAGAGGTGGTCGCGCTGGTTCCGCTGGCCGGCAACACCGCCGCCGAGCTGACCGCCCACATGCTGTCCGGGGCGGCCACGCTGGAGGCCGGGCTGGGCGACGCCCGGATCACGGTCGGGGTCAGCAGCGTAACCAGGGGGCCGGCCGCGCTGAGCAGTGTGATCGAGGAGGCCAGGCACGCCCGCATCCTGGCCGAGCTGGGCGAGGGCCGGGTGTCGGCGATCACCGGCGACGACGTCAGCTCCCACCGCTCGCTGATCGCCGCGATCCCGGGGGAGCTGCGTCACTCCTTCCGGACACGGCTGCTGGGGCGGCTGGAGGAGTACGACGCGGCGCACCAGACGGATCTGATCGAGACGCTGGAGACGTTCCTGGAGGAGTCGGGGTCGTGGGCCGCGACCGCCGACCGGCTCCACGTCCACGTCAACACGTTGAGATACCGGTTGAAGCGGATCGAGGAGCTGACCGGGCGGTCGCTCAACGCCCTGGACGAGCGGGTCGACTTCCTGCTGGCGATCAGGATGCGCTAG
- a CDS encoding adenine deaminase C-terminal domain-containing protein: MPDHTLLDVAYGRRPADTIITNGVLVNVLTGETYPAEIGISGTRIAVVGNDLERGPGTEIIDARGGYLVPGLIDGHLHIECSKLSVTSFADLVVPYGTTSVVSGLDQILVVDGLPGVRGFLDEAARTGMRVWWGAPAKAPYTVPESTVGHTFGPAEHLLAHEWPECVGIWETVQEFVEHGDEAVMEALDLAAGHRLPVFGCAPLSDPRRISGLAAAGIRLDHESYSAEETLEKLRRGIYAIVRESSVAHFLEENIKVVSQVGARRVAFCTDDVHAADVLAGGHMDKLVRMAVKAGVDPVTAIQMATVNCAEMYRIDHLVGSIAPGRYADVLIVDDLADFRVREVVAGGTLVARDSAMITPSAPPPRGQVRPFPVPELTAGDIVLRAPEGASTVTALSMRMTPEQVFVRRRHDVTLPVTGGIVEPSVEDDALYITVVERYGKTSNRPVGLISGYGLTRGAIATSAAPDDNNIICVGASRSDMALAVNEVVKAGGGQVVVVDGEVRGLLPLPVGGIVSDLPAGEMAEAESALDDLARELGCELPSPLMYLFFLSITAIPDYAITDLGLVDCVKLEVVDPILSWS; the protein is encoded by the coding sequence ATGCCCGACCACACCCTGCTCGACGTCGCCTACGGGCGGCGTCCCGCCGACACGATCATCACCAACGGCGTCCTCGTCAACGTGCTGACCGGTGAGACCTACCCGGCCGAGATCGGCATCAGCGGCACCCGGATCGCCGTCGTCGGAAACGATCTCGAAAGGGGTCCCGGCACCGAGATCATCGACGCCCGGGGCGGCTACCTGGTCCCCGGCCTGATAGACGGCCACCTGCACATCGAGTGCAGCAAGCTCTCCGTGACGAGCTTCGCCGACCTGGTCGTCCCCTACGGCACCACCAGCGTCGTCTCCGGCCTGGACCAGATCCTGGTGGTGGACGGCCTGCCCGGGGTGCGGGGCTTCCTGGACGAGGCCGCCCGGACCGGCATGCGCGTCTGGTGGGGGGCACCCGCCAAGGCTCCCTACACGGTCCCCGAGTCGACCGTCGGGCACACCTTCGGCCCGGCCGAGCATCTGCTGGCGCACGAGTGGCCCGAATGCGTCGGCATCTGGGAGACCGTGCAGGAGTTCGTCGAGCACGGCGACGAGGCCGTAATGGAGGCGCTCGACCTGGCCGCCGGACACCGGCTGCCGGTCTTCGGCTGCGCCCCGCTGTCGGACCCGCGCCGGATCAGCGGCCTGGCCGCGGCCGGGATCCGCCTGGACCACGAGTCCTACTCGGCCGAGGAGACGCTGGAGAAGCTGCGCCGGGGCATCTACGCCATCGTGCGCGAGTCGAGCGTCGCTCATTTCCTGGAGGAGAACATCAAGGTCGTCTCCCAGGTGGGCGCGCGCCGGGTGGCCTTCTGCACCGACGACGTGCACGCCGCCGATGTGCTCGCCGGAGGCCACATGGACAAGCTGGTCCGGATGGCCGTCAAGGCGGGCGTGGACCCGGTGACCGCGATCCAGATGGCCACGGTCAACTGCGCGGAGATGTACCGGATCGACCACCTGGTCGGCAGCATCGCCCCCGGCCGGTACGCCGACGTGCTGATCGTGGACGACCTGGCGGACTTCCGGGTGCGCGAGGTCGTGGCGGGCGGAACCCTGGTCGCCAGGGACAGCGCGATGATCACTCCCTCCGCGCCTCCCCCGCGCGGCCAGGTGCGGCCCTTCCCCGTCCCGGAGCTGACCGCCGGCGACATCGTGCTCCGCGCCCCCGAGGGCGCCTCCACGGTCACCGCGCTGTCGATGCGGATGACTCCGGAGCAGGTGTTCGTGCGCAGGCGGCACGACGTCACCCTCCCGGTCACCGGCGGGATCGTGGAGCCCTCCGTGGAGGACGACGCGCTCTACATCACGGTCGTCGAGCGGTACGGCAAGACCTCCAACCGGCCGGTCGGCCTGATCAGCGGCTACGGTCTCACCCGGGGCGCGATCGCGACCAGCGCCGCCCCGGACGACAACAACATCATCTGCGTCGGCGCCTCCCGCTCCGACATGGCCCTGGCCGTCAACGAGGTCGTGAAGGCCGGTGGCGGCCAGGTCGTCGTCGTGGACGGCGAGGTGCGCGGGCTCCTGCCGCTGCCGGTCGGCGGCATCGTCTCCGACCTGCCGGCCGGGGAGATGGCCGAGGCCGAGAGCGCGCTGGACGACCTGGCCCGCGAGCTGGGATGCGAGCTGCCGTCCCCGCTCATGTATCTGTTCTTCCTGTCGATCACCGCGATCCCCGACTACGCCATCACCGACCTCGGCCTCGTCGACTGCGTCAAGCTCGAGGTCGTCGACCCGATCCTCTCCTGGAGCTGA
- a CDS encoding M16 family metallopeptidase: protein MTTTTLHPGKEGAGVVQRTVLPGGLRVVTESMPTVRSVAVGMWVGIGSRDESPEHMGSSHFLEHLLFKGTPTRDALEISAAIEGIGGEINAFTAKEYTCYYARVLDEDLQVAIDVLADVVTSSLITPEDVEAERGVILEEIAMHDDDPSDMVHEQFSAEMYGDTPIGRPILGTVDSINAVSRDRIAEYYRRYYLPTHTVVSVAGNVTHEQVVALVAAAYERAGALGGDASPVAPRLSGPGIEARSGVRLVHRPTEQANLVLGTTGLTRTDERRFALGVFNAALGGGMSSRLFQEIREKRGLAYSAYSYTSAYADTGQFGIYVGCLPSKIDDVLKICREEVLRVVADGITEEEIARGKGQMRGGLVLGLEDTGSRMSRIGKGELVYDELLSVDDVLARIEAVTPEEITEVACDVLNRPMTLAVIGPYEDKDFGWAVNG from the coding sequence GTGACGACCACCACTCTGCACCCCGGCAAGGAGGGCGCCGGGGTCGTGCAGCGCACCGTCCTCCCCGGTGGGCTCCGGGTGGTGACCGAGTCCATGCCGACCGTGCGTTCCGTCGCGGTCGGCATGTGGGTCGGCATCGGGTCCAGAGACGAGTCCCCCGAGCACATGGGGTCCTCTCACTTCCTTGAGCACCTGCTGTTCAAGGGCACCCCGACGCGGGACGCGCTGGAGATCTCCGCCGCGATCGAGGGCATCGGCGGTGAGATCAACGCCTTCACCGCCAAGGAGTACACCTGCTACTACGCGCGGGTCCTCGACGAGGATCTGCAGGTGGCGATCGACGTGCTCGCCGACGTGGTGACCTCCTCGCTCATCACCCCGGAGGACGTCGAAGCCGAGCGTGGCGTGATCCTGGAAGAGATCGCCATGCACGACGACGACCCGTCCGACATGGTGCACGAGCAGTTCTCCGCCGAGATGTACGGCGACACTCCCATCGGCCGGCCGATCCTCGGCACGGTCGATTCGATCAACGCTGTCAGCCGTGACCGGATCGCGGAGTACTACCGCCGTTACTACCTGCCGACGCACACCGTGGTGTCGGTGGCGGGCAACGTCACCCACGAGCAGGTCGTGGCGCTGGTCGCCGCCGCCTACGAGCGGGCCGGAGCCCTCGGCGGGGACGCCTCGCCGGTCGCTCCGCGGCTGTCCGGTCCCGGCATCGAGGCCCGCTCCGGGGTGCGGCTCGTGCATCGGCCGACCGAACAGGCCAACCTGGTCCTCGGCACGACCGGCCTCACCCGCACCGACGAGCGCCGCTTCGCGCTCGGCGTGTTCAACGCGGCTCTGGGCGGCGGCATGTCCTCGCGGCTGTTCCAGGAGATCAGGGAGAAGAGGGGACTGGCCTACTCCGCCTACTCCTACACCTCCGCCTACGCCGACACCGGGCAGTTCGGCATCTACGTCGGCTGCCTGCCGTCGAAGATCGATGACGTGCTGAAGATCTGCCGGGAGGAGGTCCTCCGGGTGGTCGCCGACGGCATCACCGAGGAGGAGATCGCTCGCGGCAAGGGTCAGATGCGCGGCGGCCTCGTGCTGGGGCTGGAGGACACCGGTTCCAGGATGTCCAGGATCGGCAAGGGCGAGCTCGTCTATGACGAGCTTCTCTCGGTCGACGACGTCCTCGCCCGGATCGAGGCGGTGACTCCGGAGGAGATCACCGAAGTCGCCTGTGACGTCCTCAACCGGCCGATGACCCTCGCGGTGATCGGCCCCTACGAGGACAAGGACTTCGGCTGGGCCGTGAACGGCTGA
- the dapB gene encoding 4-hydroxy-tetrahydrodipicolinate reductase, which produces MIRVGVLGARGRVGVEVCKAVEAADDLELVAAVDAGDPIEGLSGSEVVVDFTHPDVVMGNLEWCISHGIHPVVGTTGFDAGRLATVRGWLDGNPGVNALIAPSFGIAAVLMMHFAQQAARYFDSVEIVELHHPNKADAPSGTARRTAELVAEARRKAGSGPMPDATSAELDGARGAEVDGVRVHSVRLAGLIAHQEVLLGGDGETLTIRHDTMNRSSFTPGVLLGVRRVGEIPGLTVGLEPLLDL; this is translated from the coding sequence GTGATCAGGGTTGGAGTTCTGGGCGCCCGAGGGCGTGTCGGTGTGGAAGTGTGCAAGGCCGTCGAGGCGGCGGACGACCTGGAGCTGGTCGCGGCCGTCGACGCGGGCGACCCGATCGAGGGCCTGTCGGGCTCCGAGGTGGTGGTCGACTTCACCCACCCCGACGTGGTCATGGGCAACCTCGAATGGTGCATCTCCCACGGCATCCACCCGGTGGTCGGCACCACCGGCTTCGACGCCGGACGCCTGGCGACCGTCAGGGGCTGGCTGGACGGCAATCCCGGCGTCAACGCGCTGATCGCTCCCAGCTTCGGCATCGCGGCCGTGCTGATGATGCACTTCGCCCAGCAGGCCGCCCGCTACTTCGACTCCGTCGAGATCGTCGAGCTGCACCACCCGAACAAGGCCGACGCGCCCTCCGGGACCGCCCGCCGTACGGCGGAGCTGGTCGCCGAGGCGCGGCGGAAGGCCGGATCCGGGCCGATGCCCGACGCGACCAGCGCGGAGCTGGACGGGGCCCGTGGGGCGGAGGTGGACGGAGTCCGCGTGCACTCGGTCCGGCTGGCCGGGCTGATCGCCCACCAGGAGGTGCTGCTGGGCGGTGACGGGGAGACCCTCACCATCCGCCACGACACCATGAACCGCTCGTCCTTCACGCCGGGAGTGCTGCTCGGTGTCCGCCGGGTCGGGGAGATCCCGGGACTGACCGTCGGTCTGGAGCCCCTGCTCGACCTGTAG
- a CDS encoding purine-cytosine permease family protein has protein sequence MAVEQRGIELVSPSERYGRPRDLLFLWSGTTLGIFTLVYGTVVVSLGLSFPQAVMAIVIGNLLAFPLVGLTSLQGPAVGTSTMAVSRAAFGPKGARVLSFFGWINMVGFEAGGMVLITFAALALLDQAGVTGQGAGLKIGVIVVAALIQLVLPLIGHAAVMRAQKYFTWVFVAMFAVMGALIAPKVQVASAGGADFATFTIAVALVMSAGGLSWAPLGSDYSRYLPADSSKKAVFGYAMFGGLVPYVLLMTLGAAVATVVKDAGDPVSGLPGALPSWFVVPYLLLAIVTLFAVNTTDLYSSGLNLQASGIRLNRSSAVVLDLVICVAITCVAVFSDSFNTMLNTFLGLLILWLAPWAGIYLTDWLRRRGRYDAEGLFADGGPYHGSGGIRWTGIAAQVAGMIAAGLWINSTAFTGPLSEITGGSDFSIFAGFGVAALVYAALDRRGAPVPVPVSVPA, from the coding sequence GTGGCCGTCGAGCAACGCGGGATCGAGCTGGTCTCGCCGTCGGAGAGGTACGGCCGGCCGCGTGATCTGCTCTTCCTCTGGAGCGGCACCACGCTCGGCATCTTCACCCTGGTCTACGGCACGGTCGTCGTCTCCCTGGGACTGAGCTTCCCGCAGGCGGTCATGGCCATCGTGATCGGCAACCTGCTGGCCTTCCCGCTGGTCGGCCTGACCAGCCTGCAGGGCCCGGCCGTCGGCACCTCCACGATGGCGGTCTCCCGGGCCGCGTTCGGCCCCAAGGGCGCCCGGGTGCTCAGCTTCTTCGGCTGGATCAACATGGTGGGCTTCGAGGCCGGCGGCATGGTGCTGATCACCTTCGCCGCCCTGGCCCTGCTCGACCAGGCCGGGGTCACCGGCCAGGGTGCCGGCCTGAAGATCGGCGTCATCGTCGTCGCGGCCCTGATCCAGCTCGTGCTGCCGCTCATCGGGCACGCCGCCGTGATGAGGGCGCAGAAGTACTTCACCTGGGTGTTCGTCGCGATGTTCGCCGTCATGGGCGCGCTCATCGCGCCGAAGGTCCAGGTCGCCTCGGCCGGCGGCGCCGACTTCGCCACGTTCACCATCGCGGTGGCGCTGGTCATGTCGGCCGGCGGACTGTCGTGGGCGCCGCTGGGCAGCGACTACTCGCGCTACCTGCCGGCGGACTCCAGCAAGAAGGCCGTCTTCGGCTACGCGATGTTCGGCGGGCTCGTGCCGTACGTTCTGCTGATGACGCTCGGCGCGGCCGTCGCCACCGTGGTCAAGGACGCGGGCGACCCCGTCTCGGGCCTGCCCGGCGCGCTGCCGTCCTGGTTCGTCGTGCCCTACCTGCTGCTGGCGATCGTCACGCTGTTCGCGGTGAACACCACCGACCTCTACTCCTCCGGTCTGAACCTGCAGGCCTCCGGGATCAGGCTGAACAGGTCCTCCGCGGTCGTGCTCGACCTGGTGATCTGCGTCGCGATCACCTGCGTGGCGGTGTTCTCCGACTCCTTCAACACGATGCTCAACACCTTCCTCGGTCTGCTGATCCTCTGGCTGGCCCCCTGGGCGGGCATCTATCTGACCGACTGGCTGCGACGCAGGGGCCGCTACGACGCCGAGGGCCTGTTCGCCGACGGCGGGCCGTACCACGGCAGCGGCGGCATCCGCTGGACCGGCATCGCCGCGCAGGTCGCCGGCATGATCGCGGCGGGCCTCTGGATCAACTCGACGGCCTTCACCGGACCGCTCTCGGAGATCACCGGCGGCTCCGACTTCAGCATCTTCGCGGGCTTCGGAGTGGCGGCTCTGGTGTACGCCGCGCTCGACCGCCGGGGCGCCCCCGTCCCCGTCCCCGTCTCCGTCCCCGCCTGA